From one Vicinamibacteria bacterium genomic stretch:
- a CDS encoding metal-dependent hydrolase yields MDPIAHTLVGAALAQTGARRKSAYGSAALLIGANLPDVDALALFAGADTALLFRRGWTHGIPAIVLLPLLLAGFLAVCGRRSKREGPPVRFGALLGLSYLAVTTHPVLDWLNTYGMRWLMPFDDRWFYGDTLFIIDPWMWLVLGGAVYSRSSDRRISLLGWTGFGVLASLMMLVVVPGLVAEKGLWLACAIAIVVRRWRRGSIGEIEARRVAVLAVAVVTVYVGAMNASARYARDAVAKTLTERGLEVGRLMVGPVPVTPFVKDVVLEAPQGYRYGEARLFPRFELTLEPGWLPRTESPVVRLAKQSPMVRGFVNWARFPFAEVEETTSGATVYLIDARYTGSRTGGFGTARVEISREQLEKAVK; encoded by the coding sequence ATGGATCCGATCGCTCACACGCTCGTTGGAGCGGCTCTGGCTCAGACGGGAGCCCGAAGGAAGTCCGCTTACGGTAGCGCGGCGCTTCTCATCGGCGCCAACCTCCCTGACGTCGACGCGCTCGCTCTGTTCGCGGGTGCGGACACCGCCCTGCTCTTTCGTCGCGGCTGGACCCACGGCATCCCCGCGATCGTGCTCTTGCCTCTTCTTCTCGCGGGATTCCTGGCGGTCTGCGGACGCCGCTCGAAGCGCGAGGGACCGCCCGTCCGCTTCGGGGCGCTGCTGGGGCTTTCCTACCTCGCGGTGACGACTCATCCGGTGCTCGACTGGCTCAACACCTACGGCATGCGATGGCTCATGCCGTTCGACGATCGGTGGTTCTACGGGGATACGCTCTTCATCATCGACCCGTGGATGTGGCTCGTCCTGGGAGGTGCCGTATACTCGAGAAGCTCGGACCGTCGGATCAGCCTCCTCGGCTGGACGGGCTTTGGGGTCCTGGCTTCATTGATGATGCTCGTCGTGGTTCCCGGTCTGGTCGCCGAGAAAGGTCTCTGGCTTGCATGCGCGATCGCGATCGTCGTTCGGCGATGGCGACGCGGTTCGATCGGCGAGATCGAGGCGCGCCGCGTGGCCGTTTTAGCGGTGGCCGTGGTCACTGTCTACGTCGGGGCGATGAACGCGTCGGCGCGTTACGCGCGCGACGCGGTCGCGAAGACGCTGACGGAGCGCGGTCTGGAGGTCGGCCGGCTCATGGTGGGTCCTGTTCCGGTTACGCCCTTCGTCAAGGACGTCGTCCTGGAAGCGCCGCAGGGCTACCGCTATGGCGAAGCACGACTCTTTCCCCGGTTCGAGCTCACTCTGGAACCAGGGTGGCTTCCGCGCACGGAGTCGCCCGTCGTTCGGCTGGCGAAGCAATCGCCGATGGTGCGTGGTTTCGTGAACTGGGCACGATTCCCCTTTGCGGAAGTGGAGGAGACCACATCGGGAGCCACCGTCTATCTGATCGACGCTCGGTACACCGGTTCGAGGACGGGCGGGTTCGGGACCGCCCGAGTCGAGATATCGCGAGAGCAGCTCGAAAAGGCCGTCAAATAG